The DNA window ataaatcacactttattctcaccaataaattttaatttattgtgtatgaattcattctaatatagttaatgtgattattaacacatagtggattattttagattgttattccacattcataatttcttgcaaggtttacaaataaacctaagaaagtcagtaactgtgagcaaatcttatccacagacaagataagttctcacatttagaagttttaaggaacaagcaatatagtagtggctttgttttaaaattggcaaagacctttatgttccaagattctattgaaacttgatttagacacatttagaggtctttactacaaatgatgtcactcataaagatatgcaagttcaatctgacaataagaaatgtgttattaataagaattcttctacattatagcaccaaaaattatggaacatatctccataaatagaataaatgttagtaaatggtggggatattcattacacttgattttactaactttatttagaacttgtgtgaatttcattaaaaatatgtattccaacaagtcaaaatctccaggcatactagaattctatcatattagaaatcatacaagtcaattaattttgaagacatggactcaaattttgcatctcttttttaacgattactcacataaataatttttctacaaaagtatagatttatatgtttcaaagacatttaaatcttaagtagagaaatggtgcattttgcatattaagatagtgagatcaaaaataaaatggagaatactacattaaaattcgtgagtatggataaactcccagtctatttgcaaagtttctttaaaagcatgggttcattgcccgatacatatgcttggtacacccaaattatagtgtgtaacagatttaagaaactaagcattttttggacatggggtggagcctacatagcaaactccaatctttcctaaatctttgtctattgatactcaacaatggggtgtacatatcgaatcgtgttctaaccaaagttgtttctcaaacatattttgagttgtaataaggttgaaaaccgacttgatgacatgtacacattttataaatacccatatatagttagagtacaattgtcaaagaaaagatctgggccctaaaccataaatgagcatatttcatttgaaaagctataaggtttaagggttacatattttattatccatctcacaacactagaattgtggaattaagaattgacttgatcagtgggagtgatcaatctaggaacctagtttccgagaaagatcattcatattttctcaaacttccacctcaagtgttagattaattatgattcacaacaacccttaagattaatggttattgagaattcataactaataatCTACAAGTTATTGATacaattctaataagttatgttatttagtaattgattataatttctaaaataacatgcatattgaatcatttgctcttttaagagtttgttggtccatccttaagatgacttattagaacagtaagatcaatgtattctagtgatcacattttgtacaataagagttcaactacaatattaatttgagacacaaattaaattatagaatgataaagaattgaagttgtagtacaatatgccatgaatgaagaaatgaatatcttaaatagcaataaagtttatctttagtaaagttgcctaatggggtggagaacattaattaagcataggttttttcaccaataatattcattaggcaacattgagaaacataaagatataaaagaatattcattgctaagaagttcattttgaactaagaatcaataacaaaggagatttacattctcaattgtttttataaaagattctattatagaccttggcatttgttgcttgttttaattcattaatcaattccaaatagtgaactagaggagaaggtatatagactgccataaagattttcctctaatagtggtgaacatatgcaagcttaaggtgtctacctatagattaaaacaaacatctcacaaattggtattatatcatcttttcatttagacttgaaaagagaattatgaaaataattatataccagaaggttagtgggagtaatatttgttatatatgtacacaatatgttacttgcaaatgatgataaaagttttctatatgaggtgaaataattcatatctcaaattattattttgagataatgaatataaataacatgtataattttaattaattagagagtagccacaacatctctgattaaataaaattatgtattattcatttgatataacttttatctttaagtgtgataaattcaactcaaaccaacatctgaaaaatgatttggaatgagaataaattaagaacattcatttgcttctattttagaagcctaatgtatgcctaagagtctgaataagactttgcattacatttgtttcaggatcgttaagtagtatcagaataactaaagttaagaccactttatttttcatacaaagtgatgaggtatctttaagatactaaaaattatattcatacatattttaagatgaattgaccatctggaaatatagttaaccaattagattctaacatacttcactggttgtattgattcacgtaaatcaatattttattacgtccttaagattaccagtaaattatattgtagagaatcttgattgttatttccactatagaagtcagattcatttattgttttgaggatacatctcgtatgatgtattatagagtttcatagtaggcctagagttcgaATTACGgctttcattaggccattaagaaaattttgcgataaattcagctacaatatttatggctaataactctaagagtactggtcgaagctagcatatcgacattaagtatttagccataaaaaggcgtgataagtggtcattaatcacgcaaattgaattgggtgatcgcatagatccttgactaaaggcatgccgcaacacaaattcaaggatcataaagtaaatatgggattcagttaacccatatgcagttttttttatttgtacaaccaaaaattatttaatgaaactctaatttcgatattttctcatatttatgtgcaccttaatttcatctgagaaaattatcgtaagaggacctgaataaacataagggttagggtttattcacttaagtacattgccacataaagtacattgttatataataaatatatcgtaatacatggaagataatactcgacttataatgaggacatgtcgctatgattcgtatgtttattatataatgaggaacgtttgggtttgaatgttttagtttaaatgctgaccaagtgggagaatattagaatatttctaattaaggaaataaaataatattattgattctgataaatgaatattttatattcattgaatacggatttaatcaattacgtaatattctttATATGGTCgcatttctatattcattacccgatttgatttctgaattaattgtcaaaatattcgacaattaatgtggcacgtatcgatggagtatctcacctataaatatagggtctcggtccccgagctcctcactcattcgtTCATAAcacaaaatccatctaaagagagttgagagagcgaggaagcccgattacccacatcaaccgCTTTCTTTGCgtatcaaagcttatgtgggactaaagctcaagaatcaatggctggaggtatttcgatccttattcatagtgtatatatgtttgatttaattccgcattttatacataaacatatatatttcagtttatacatataaatgtctaacagtgtAAAAATCCCTTTAAGATATCACTTGGTGTTTCAAAAAAAAGATATCactttgtttttttataagttgtttttagaaatttattaaatataactctataaaataaatttatataaaatacataTCATATAGTAACTTTTGGATATGaattaacaaataatttttagtaatttataaaattagttgacttttatattttgtttaatttatatttgttatttcctttttcattaagaaactataaaataaactataaagttactttttatttcgaatattttatgttaaaattagtatattaaattttgtttacGTTAAAGTTTgattacttatttttttaaaaaaaataatagaaaagaaactaaaaaattattttttattgcaaTAAACTACTTCAATTATTtagaataatatataaacttttttaaatttgaataacataatataatttagtaaccTATTAAAATTGATtgacatatttatttttgttaattttaaaatttaattaattgaaaagaaaaagaaaaagaaactaataagttattttttatttcagtcATCTTTACTAGTGATGATGAGAAATATATGTCtcctatattaaaataattatttttaaaagtatattataataatataatttttaagctCAACTAATTACCGatgaaattaaaaaatctttataaagtttattaaaattataagagagagagagagagagagagagagagagagagagagagagagaaattaaCAAAAAGCATATAAATGAAAAAGCAAGTTGTGTTATCAAGACACTGAGTAAgagattttgaaaaaaaaagaaaaataataaaagaagggAGTCAATGATTCTCGGTggttagaaaaaagaaaaaaagattgaGGAGTCTCGGTATATGCATACTaaactattaattaaaaattcgtTATATTCTGGGAATGTTAAAgcgtattttataaataatttaaaaaatgtgaATGCTGAGGTAATTTTTTCTATAAAGTACTTAACATATGATCTATTTGTTTGGAGTGATAATATTATATAGTTTATAATTGTATAAATTTTTCTCTTGTTTCCTTTCAATAAAAAGTGGTATGATCGTATAAAATTTTTGGCAAGAAGGATTTTTCAATTGTGCCCATGTGTTATCCTTTCTCTCCTCTGACCTCTTTTACTTTGCCCTTCATTAACATGGTTGTGAAACTAATCTAGCTAGGTGGTTaggataattttaaattttattttattttttaaattattgacGCTTTTCATAGGTTACACTTATTTTGGTTAGGTAGTTAGTAACAATTCCTTGGCAATATCTGACAAAGCATAAGCATTTTGGTGGTCTGGGATTTAGAGACTTAAGAGATTTTAATCTCTATATGCTGGGTAAGCAAGCTTGGCGTTTGATTGTTAATGAGTCTTCTCTTGTCAGTCGTTTATACAAGGCTCGGTACTTTCCCCGAGGCTCTTTCTTTACTGCTGAACTTGGTCACAATCCAAGTTTCATTTGGAAGAGCATCTTTGATACTCAGAAGCTTGTCTTATCGGGGGTGCGTTGTAATATTGGGCCTGGAACTTCTATTAATATTCAACGAGATCCCTGGCTTCCTGACGCAACCAATCCCTTTGTAACAACCCAACTGGTGGGGTTAGATGACTGTCAAGTGGCTAGCCTTATGGAGAATCACGATAGAAGCTGGGACTTGGAAATGCTGAATGATTTGTTTAACATCCGTGATCGGGATTTGATTTGTAAGACCCCTATTTCGTCAGCTCCTTCTGATTTCTGGTATTGGTCTCTTAATCCTTCTGGTGTGTATAAAGTGAAAGATGCCTATAACTTGTTACACAAGGAAGATGGTTTGCTTCTGTCAGCTGATGAAAGGAGACTATGGAAGATAGCTTGGAACATCAATGTCCCACCAAAGGTACTTCATTTTTTGTGGCGCTCCCTTTCTGAAACTCTTCCCACGAAGGTTCAGCTGGCCTCAAGACATGTTCCCTTGGATCTGCAATGTCCCATGTGTAATTTTGAGGATGAATCTATTGTGCACTTGTTGATAGAATGCTCCTTTGCCCAAAGTTGTTGGCATAGATCATCCTTAAATGCGGCGGCCTTATTGGATGGAAAGTTGTCAACCTGGTTTGAATCGTTTGTCTTGCCCTCTAGTTCTGATGTAAGAGAGGAAGCAGTCATGATTTGTTGGGCCATCTGGAATGCCCGTAATGCGTTCACTTGGAAAGGTAAGAGCACTTCAGCATCAGATGTAATTTTGTCTGCTAGAGTCAACCTTAATCAATGGAAAAATGCTCAATTGAAAAAGAAGGGTCCTTTATTTTTGGCTTCGGGTGAAAATGAAGGAAGTGAGCATTGGTCTAAACCGGTTACTAATACGATTAAGGTCAACGTAGACGGAGCTATCTTTGAGGCAGAAGGATGGTATGGGACTGGTTTGGTGGCACGTAATTGTCATGGCCACCTTCTTGAAGCTCTTTCAAGTAGTAAACCGGGATATTTAGAGGCTGCTGTGGTGGAAGCGATAGGCATCAAGGAAGCGCTTAGCTGGATCAAAGACAAGCAGTGGCATGATGTACAGCTGGAAACCGATTGTCTTGTGGCTGTCCAAGCTGTACACTCTTCAGTTCTTCTACGTTCCCCCTTTGGCGTGGTGATTCAAGAGTGCAAAGAGTTGCTTGATTCTTTAAAATCTGTTCAGATTCAATTTGTTAAACGTTCTGCTAACAAGGCTGCCCATTATATGGCTCGCAGCTCTTGTTTTCACTCAGTTCGTATGTTTACCGAGAGTACTGCTCCGGTTGATCTTTTAAACATTGTAATGGTTGATTCAATTTGCTAATAAAATGTCACCATTTTACctcaaaaaaaaacaattttttattgtaatgattttttttttattgatgttTTAGTTTTTCgttgtttatatattattttaggttagttttaaaatttctctttttaaattttataatattaaaatatggggtagattttttttttttttttatctttttattattattattattattattattattattattattagagtaTTTTAGTAAATGGTTGTTAGAGTTATAAAAGTTATTAAGTTATTtaaaagtattaattttttaaagtaaCTTATGTTCAAGATCTACTACTCAAATCAATTACATATGATAAAGATAAATTCTCTCATTTTCACATAGATTAACATTtatcaatattatttatttgtagtgaaactatattattaaatttgcAACATTGTTTacttattatgattattattttatatttttttcccttactaataatttttttttgtttgcagTTAAAACATTCTTTTTCCTTCTCACATTCATGTTACTAAGATTGATCTCTCTCCAACCTAGATTTGTTCAttgctagttttttttttttcctttgtcgAGAGTGATGTTGGAATTATTGTCAATACTTGTTCATTTTTTTCAAAAGGTGTCTTTGAATGGGGCTCCTTTTTAAGAtctattaaattttgaaatttgtttttctgggtgtATGTCTTCAACATGTCATGCAAATGCACTACAGATGAAAAACGAGATTTCTTAGTTGAAAGAAATTCCTCTTTATTTAATGATGAATGTATTATTTGACTCtcaacaataaaattaattattatattaatatatatatccatatttatatacatcCAATCTAATACTATCATATATACATAAGTAATTTCTTCCCATCTCAACGCAAAATCAAAGTTTGCGTTTAAAATAATTGCCCAATAACCTAGATACATATCTGCTGGAGTAAAACTATAAATATtggacaaaataaaatatgaattcaTTTTTGTATCGAATTACACTTTGCATTGAAGATGATCTTAACATAAAATGCAATGAAAAAATAGACAGTGTTAAAATTTAGTGAGGTTATTAATTGTTTGCTTAGACTTTGTTTATACTTCGTTTCAAATGACAATCTGATCTAGGACTTGTTACAAGAAAGTGaggaattttttttcctttttataagAAGTAAGCGACTAAGCGTTATTTGACTTTTGTATCTAAGCAGAATTTTTGTACACTAATTATGACAAAATTTACCACAGACAAGTGTTAGCACAAAGTTGAAAAACCAAATCCGAAAATTCTATTGTTCTGAGCTCTTCCGAGAGCCCAAAGCTGCAAATCTTGAGATTAAACTGGACATTCTTCGGATTAAATCTTCGAAAGATGGACGTTGTTCTGGATCACTGcatatttttttaaggaaaaaaaaggtTTCAAGTAAGAAAGAGTGTGATTATATTGTAGTTTTAATAAGAATTGTACATTTAACTACCTTTTCCAACAGTCTTGGATGATGGATTCTACTTGGGGATCAAGGCCTTCCGGTAGTTCTAATCTTCTATCCATGAACCCCACAACTCCCACAACCTTATGAGAAAGTGGTTTACAATTATGGTTTcagaattaaactaataaatcgAAGCAGAAATATAGTTTAGAAAGATAAACAATAGAGAGAAACCTGTAAGGTGTTTATGTTGTTCCAAGGAATGGATTCAGTCATTAGTTCCCATAGAATGACACCAAAGCTGAACACATCTGACCTGTTAAAGACAATCAAACTCCTTAATTGGAAATGTTTCTCGAAAATGGAGTAATGATAATGGTTTTCAAAATCAACCATTGATTTTCTGAACTTACTTCTCGTTTGAAGGTTCATTTCGGAGGACTTCAGGGGCCATCCACTGAGGCTATTAAGTTTAAGAACACAACACCTTTTAATACAATGTGAAAGCAATGAAAATTAAAGAGCTAGATACAAACTATGAGAAAAGTTTATTTACCGTTCCTCTACCAGATTTTGTAGTCAAAAAGGTTGCTTTTTTCAACCTAGAAAGGCCGAAATCTCCAACCTGATGACACGAATTGTTAAACAGGCAACTCCAATGTTAAACAGGTTATATGCTCTTTATTCAAACTGAGAATCATTGGGCATACCTTGACAGTCCAGTTCTTGTCAACAAGCAAGTTAGAGGACTTAAGATCTCTATGCACTATGGGGGGATTTCTCCGATGCAAATAATTCATACCTCTAGTCTGAgacaatatgaaaaataaagaagCAAATTTAACAGATTCAGCATTAGCAACTTAATCACATGAATAAACTGGCGGGTTTTTATATGCAAACTATAAACAAATCATGTAAGAGAGAACCATAGCGTACTCACAACATCAAGAGCCATCCTTAGACGGCGTCTGATGTCTAATGCTTGATTGCTCTTATGAAGTGTTTTAAAAAGGCTTCCCCTGCCCAAATAAGAAAGATTACTCCATTATTGGGAGCTTTTTCTGGTGAAAGCCAATAGTAATTACTACTTAGTCTTTAGTAAAGCAAAGAATTTACAAACATCCGTTATTGGTAGGTATTTTTTGCATTCTAATTTTTAAGGTAGAGTAAAATCATTATTTGTTTACTCCTCAACTTTTGGTCTCTAATCTGTCCAGAAGTatttatatacttttcttaTCTTACCTGGGTAAGAACTCTGTGACAATAGCTAGCCGTTCTCGAGAGTATGATGCGCCCATAAATAACAACACATTTGGATGTCTCAACCTCTTCATTATATCAATCTGAAGTACATCCAAAAGTTGATGCTCCCCTTCATCAGGTATATTCATTTTACCAGCATTATTCATAAACAGTTCAGTTAAACTTAGTTGAGAGTACCTCTTTTTTGTAATCTTGTAATGCTCCTTCACTGTATTCGTTTCGCAAGTAAACCTTAATGGCAACATCCTGATTGGAGAAATATATTTTAGGGTTAGCACATTCTTAAAAACTAAAACTTTGGTATGAAATTTGAGGTAATCTTTCAAGTTTTAAACGCATACCGAGCCATTCCAAATTCCACGATACACAACAGCGTAGAAACCTGTCAGGTGAGAACaaaatatacatacattcagttTCAGTCCAGACAAATGAAAATTTTGAACTTAcatataatgaaaaataaagaaatttacCATGTCCAATCTCCTCCCCAATATGCAAGTCATCCCAGTGAATCTCACAGTCAACAACAGAGTTGGACTCGAGATCACCTTTGCTTGATGAACTTCCATGGCTTCCACTGCTGCTGTCTCCTGAACTTGGGAATTGTTTACCATGTCTTTGTGCTTCATCTTCGACCTGGACATCCATCAAGTTGGATTCTTCTGTTTTTGTTTCTGTTGATTTTACTTCAGTGCTTAACTTCCCCAATGAATTATAACGTTTGGATGACCCAAAACATTCATTGCATTCATTCCTTTCACGTACATTCAATAGCTCATGACCGCATCCACCTGAGTTTCCTCCCTTAGGTGGAAGGGAAACATGTCTTTTCCTGGGTCTTCCCCTCTTATAATCTGAATTGACAAAGTAGCCATCTGGTGATTTCTTTGAAACACTTGGAGAACCAGACTCATTTTTCACTTCGTTCATCACTGGAGAACTACCACAGCTTGTACCATTTTGTCGATAGCTTCCATGTTCATTTTCATTACTAGCGTTCCCAGTTCCCTTGATTTGCAGCTTTGCTAATACTTTTGTCGCCTACAGACATTTAAACACAACTGTTTAGGACAAAAATTGGCAATACCAAAAAGACTATATGGTTTCACGAAGTAGAATCCTTAGGGAAAGAAAGACAGCAAAACTAAAACCATGTGGCCTTATTTTCAAACAAAGTTATCATTTCAACAATTTGTCTGCTTAAAGATACAATACAATTATAGTTATAGTGATAAATAAACTAATGTTAAATTATCTTATGGAGAccaattagaaagaaaaacaaaattgagGAGGGAAGGA is part of the Cannabis sativa cultivar Pink pepper isolate KNU-18-1 chromosome 5, ASM2916894v1, whole genome shotgun sequence genome and encodes:
- the LOC115716669 gene encoding uncharacterized protein LOC115716669, translating into MVGLGSSSRFYGALVDRCRSLEESHTRLSEQLREMSIQKDEDCVLTTDSGNMADDYPGEDRIVGNFSSGSPYKKVLESIGHAVLVCSASSGEIVFWNRSAENLYGWRDCEVVSQRSFTELLIPEDYYVPLQKIMGRLLRTGEPWSGQFPFKTRSGKKLMAIVTKSPLYENGELAGVIVVASDAALINSMEAENASPRDDVANDQRRDQQRSRFKRLQWHPRPPIVPVAPEIASSVSNLATKVLAKLQIKGTGNASNENEHGSYRQNGTSCGSSPVMNEVKNESGSPSVSKKSPDGYFVNSDYKRGRPRKRHVSLPPKGGNSGGCGHELLNVRERNECNECFGSSKRYNSLGKLSTEVKSTETKTEESNLMDVQVEDEAQRHGKQFPSSGDSSSGSHGSSSSKGDLESNSVVDCEIHWDDLHIGEEIGHGFYAVVYRGIWNGSDVAIKVYLRNEYSEGALQDYKKEIDIMKRLRHPNVLLFMGASYSRERLAIVTEFLPRGSLFKTLHKSNQALDIRRRLRMALDVTRGMNYLHRRNPPIVHRDLKSSNLLVDKNWTVKVGDFGLSRLKKATFLTTKSGRGTPQWMAPEVLRNEPSNEKSDVFSFGVILWELMTESIPWNNINTLQVVGVVGFMDRRLELPEGLDPQVESIIQDCWKSDPEQRPSFEDLIRRMSSLISRFAALGSRKSSEQ